In Nitrososphaerota archaeon, a single genomic region encodes these proteins:
- a CDS encoding aspartate ammonia-lyase — MEYRTDRDSMGEVKIPKDAYYGAFTGRAIAQYHVTGKKSHQHLISAYTMIKRSCAVANIKCGVLDKKSGNAIISACDKILSGKFQDQFVIEEINSGAGTAFNMNSNEVICNVALEILGKKKGQNEFLHPNDHVNMSQSSNDTFPTAMHVAILLNLKETIPAIDVLIKSLNKKAKEFSGYKKIGRTHLMDALPVTLGSEFAAYATSINKAKNAITLAIKELELVGLGGTAVGNGANTPKGFRKLSIAELARISGLKLRPEPDMQHSLQSKFAVANVSSAIRNLALELNKIANDIRLMASGPIAGLSELGIPAVHAGSSIMPGKVNPSLAECLNMVCFGIIGNDTVVANAAQGGQFELNVMLPGMLKAVLDSTDMLKNFLPIFSMNLIDGLTANAERLKQNIEKSPVIVTLLAPKIGYQKSADLFKESLKTGKTIRELVVEQKLLTEKEISALFK, encoded by the coding sequence TTGGAGTATAGGACTGATAGAGATTCCATGGGTGAAGTAAAAATCCCAAAGGATGCATACTATGGCGCATTTACCGGCCGTGCTATTGCTCAGTATCATGTTACTGGTAAAAAGTCTCACCAACACTTGATTTCGGCCTACACAATGATCAAGCGTTCTTGTGCAGTTGCCAACATAAAATGTGGTGTATTGGATAAAAAATCTGGTAATGCTATAATATCTGCATGCGATAAAATCCTGTCTGGCAAGTTCCAAGATCAATTTGTAATTGAGGAGATCAATTCTGGTGCTGGAACTGCATTCAACATGAACTCCAATGAAGTGATATGTAATGTGGCGCTGGAAATTTTGGGGAAGAAAAAAGGCCAAAACGAGTTCCTCCACCCAAATGATCACGTGAACATGTCCCAGTCCAGCAACGACACATTCCCTACTGCAATGCATGTTGCCATTTTGCTGAATCTCAAAGAGACCATTCCAGCAATCGATGTTTTGATAAAATCACTAAACAAAAAGGCAAAGGAGTTTTCAGGCTACAAAAAGATAGGAAGGACCCACCTAATGGATGCCCTGCCGGTAACGCTTGGCAGTGAATTTGCAGCATATGCCACATCAATTAACAAAGCAAAAAACGCCATCACTCTAGCAATCAAGGAACTGGAGTTGGTCGGGTTAGGAGGCACAGCAGTTGGTAATGGTGCAAACACTCCAAAGGGATTCAGAAAACTATCAATTGCAGAGCTTGCCAGAATTTCCGGCTTAAAGCTAAGGCCAGAGCCTGACATGCAGCACTCATTACAATCAAAATTTGCGGTAGCAAACGTATCATCTGCAATTAGAAACTTGGCATTGGAGCTAAACAAAATTGCAAATGATATTCGGCTAATGGCATCCGGTCCAATTGCGGGACTATCCGAGCTTGGTATACCCGCAGTTCACGCGGGTTCGTCCATCATGCCAGGAAAGGTCAACCCATCATTGGCAGAATGCCTCAACATGGTTTGCTTTGGCATAATAGGAAATGACACAGTAGTTGCAAATGCTGCACAGGGTGGACAATTCGAGTTGAATGTGATGTTGCCCGGAATGCTAAAGGCCGTATTAGATAGTACAGACATGCTCAAGAATTTTCTGCCAATATTTTCAATGAATCTAATAGATGGCCTGACTGCAAACGCAGAACGATTGAAACAGAATATAGAGAAAAGCCCGGTGATCGTAACACTTCTCGCACCAAAGATTGGCTACCAAAAGTCTGCCGATCTGTTCAAGGAATCGCTAAAGACTGGAAAAACCATTCGGGAATTGGTAGTGGAACAGAAACTATTAACCGAAAAAGAGATCAGCGCATTATTCAAGTAG
- a CDS encoding tRNA (N(6)-L-threonylcarbamoyladenosine(37)-C(2))-methylthiotransferase produces MAKIWVESYGCSASFADAEMISGLIVNGGHTLAESSRDADLNLIVTCSVKDATANKMVNRIKRLKSKPLVVAGCLPKAEPKSVQRFSPNASLMGPNSIGKTLQIIDSTLSGRKKIELEDSDVTKTGLPKVRLNPIVGIVEIASGCMSDCTFCQTKLARGDLQSYRLGDIIRQVTFEVQDGCKEVWLTSTDNGCYGLDIGTSLPELVNQVSEIPHDFMIRVGMMNPMYMPKIKHDLVKSFESDKVFKFLHVPVQSGSNKILQEMKRGHTAETFRDVVKRFRERFPRVTISTDVIVGFPGETEEDFSDTVSLIKETRPDVVNLSKYSQRPGTVAAELVQIPVAEVKNRSKKLFDVISKIALQNNQEWVGWTGVVLFDEQTDDMVRGRNFAYKSVFVEESVKVGDSVQVTINRATNHGLYGVIAS; encoded by the coding sequence ATGGCAAAAATCTGGGTCGAGTCCTATGGTTGCTCTGCTAGCTTTGCAGACGCCGAGATGATTTCAGGACTCATTGTCAATGGCGGTCATACTTTGGCCGAGAGTTCCCGTGATGCTGACTTGAACTTGATTGTGACGTGCTCTGTCAAAGACGCCACTGCAAACAAGATGGTTAACAGAATAAAGAGATTAAAGTCAAAACCTCTAGTTGTTGCGGGATGCCTGCCAAAGGCAGAGCCAAAATCTGTACAACGGTTTTCTCCAAACGCTAGCCTGATGGGACCTAATTCCATTGGAAAAACTTTGCAAATAATCGACAGTACACTATCAGGTAGAAAGAAAATAGAGTTGGAGGATTCCGATGTTACCAAGACAGGCCTGCCAAAAGTCCGGCTCAATCCTATTGTGGGAATAGTAGAGATTGCTTCAGGTTGCATGAGTGACTGCACGTTTTGTCAGACCAAGCTTGCACGAGGTGATCTTCAATCATATCGCCTCGGCGACATAATACGCCAAGTAACTTTTGAAGTACAAGACGGATGCAAAGAAGTCTGGCTCACGTCAACTGATAATGGTTGTTATGGGTTGGATATTGGGACCAGTCTACCAGAGTTGGTAAACCAAGTATCAGAAATTCCACATGACTTTATGATCAGAGTCGGCATGATGAACCCAATGTATATGCCAAAAATAAAACATGACTTGGTAAAATCTTTTGAAAGCGACAAAGTCTTCAAGTTCCTGCACGTTCCCGTGCAATCTGGAAGCAACAAAATACTGCAAGAGATGAAGCGTGGTCACACTGCGGAAACATTCCGAGATGTGGTAAAGCGATTCCGGGAAAGATTCCCAAGAGTTACAATATCTACTGATGTCATAGTCGGATTTCCTGGAGAAACCGAGGAGGACTTTTCCGACACTGTATCGCTAATCAAAGAGACACGGCCCGATGTCGTAAATCTATCCAAGTATAGCCAGAGGCCTGGAACCGTAGCGGCAGAACTAGTCCAGATTCCAGTAGCTGAGGTCAAAAACAGAAGCAAAAAACTATTTGATGTAATAAGCAAGATTGCACTCCAGAACAACCAAGAATGGGTTGGTTGGACTGGTGTTGTACTATTTGATGAGCAGACAGACGACATGGTTCGAGGAAGGAACTTTGCCTACAAGTCGGTCTTTGTAGAGGAGTCAGTCAAAGTGGGCGATTCAGTCCAAGTCACGATAAACCGTGCAACCAATCATGGACTCTACGGCGTGATCGCTAGCTAA
- a CDS encoding cell division protein FtsZ yields MDFVQPVLLVGIGGAGSKMANDAASLIGADVFAISHDSNDLSSHHDIKIHAESYVNPSAYLIRAEAQKSMYRIRDKFANYNTIVIFANLAGKSGCAVSPLVATIAKEEKKRVLSFGIMPFRFEKEKLFLSGVSLKRLRASSDSTIVVDNDALLEANPDLTVSKCYDITNHAVMYVVNALASSSISDDLNILSTSKNEKDVEASLRESVQMLYEDAPPSSVKKTMLYVFGSDNVSIGKINAAVNTITGIFNEGNTDVSLATTQGDKSQVVMVSSVEGAMKFDSYDPLGMISKENTLDWDVPESSIKTGIELYQLD; encoded by the coding sequence ATGGACTTTGTACAGCCCGTCCTTTTGGTCGGAATAGGTGGCGCAGGCTCAAAGATGGCAAACGATGCGGCCTCCTTGATTGGAGCAGACGTCTTTGCAATCAGCCATGACAGCAATGATCTGAGCTCCCATCATGACATCAAAATTCACGCAGAATCCTATGTCAACCCATCCGCATATCTCATTAGGGCAGAGGCTCAAAAGTCAATGTACAGGATTCGCGACAAGTTTGCAAACTATAACACTATTGTGATTTTTGCAAACCTAGCAGGCAAGTCAGGCTGTGCTGTGTCTCCACTGGTTGCAACAATAGCCAAAGAGGAGAAAAAGCGAGTCTTGTCATTTGGAATAATGCCATTTAGATTTGAAAAAGAGAAATTGTTTTTGTCTGGTGTATCACTCAAGAGACTACGTGCTAGTTCTGATTCTACCATAGTAGTTGATAATGACGCATTGTTGGAAGCAAATCCTGACCTTACAGTATCAAAATGCTATGACATAACAAACCACGCAGTAATGTATGTCGTAAATGCATTGGCGTCATCTAGCATCTCTGATGATCTGAACATTTTATCTACAAGTAAAAATGAAAAAGACGTCGAAGCATCACTGCGCGAATCAGTGCAAATGCTCTACGAGGACGCCCCCCCAAGCTCTGTCAAAAAGACAATGCTGTACGTGTTTGGCTCTGATAATGTTTCTATTGGAAAAATAAATGCCGCAGTAAACACCATAACTGGAATATTCAATGAGGGCAATACTGACGTATCACTTGCAACAACGCAAGGAGACAAGTCCCAAGTAGTAATGGTTAGCTCTGTCGAGGGTGCAATGAAATTTGATTCCTATGATCCACTGGGAATGATTTCAAAGGAGAACACTCTAGATTGGGATGTTCCGGAATCATCAATCAAAACTGGAATTGAACTATACCAATTAGATTAA
- a CDS encoding 50S ribosomal protein L31e, which yields MSQEAERVYTINLGKVWLSPNNQRAKRAINMIREFTEHHMKTSQIKIDQDLSHAIWERGIRSPPRKIRVKMAKTDDGYVMVSPYEEEEKPKAKKEEPKVEAKEETTEEKPAKEEKKTEEKPIKKEKAEPKKPSKKKAKKSAKKSK from the coding sequence TTGTCCCAAGAAGCAGAGCGAGTATATACAATTAATCTGGGCAAGGTCTGGCTTTCACCAAATAACCAGAGAGCTAAGCGCGCAATCAATATGATTCGCGAGTTTACTGAACATCATATGAAGACAAGCCAGATCAAAATCGACCAGGATTTGTCCCATGCAATCTGGGAGAGAGGAATTCGCAGCCCGCCAAGAAAGATCCGAGTAAAGATGGCAAAGACCGACGACGGTTATGTAATGGTCTCACCATACGAGGAAGAGGAAAAACCAAAGGCAAAGAAGGAGGAACCAAAGGTAGAAGCCAAAGAAGAAACGACTGAGGAAAAGCCCGCAAAAGAGGAAAAGAAGACAGAAGAAAAACCGATAAAAAAAGAAAAGGCAGAACCAAAAAAGCCATCCAAAAAGAAAGCAAAAAAGTCAGCAAAGAAATCTAAATAA
- a CDS encoding 50S ribosomal protein L39e gives MATRKHSGRKIRLQKKTKQNSAVPAWIILKTKRQVRSNPKRRAWRSTDVEVG, from the coding sequence ATGGCGACAAGAAAGCATTCTGGACGCAAGATCAGACTACAAAAGAAAACGAAGCAAAATTCTGCAGTGCCAGCGTGGATTATTCTTAAGACCAAAAGACAGGTCCGCTCCAATCCAAAGCGCAGAGCTTGGAGATCAACTGACGTGGAGGTAGGATAA
- a CDS encoding CoA pyrophosphatase yields MNGDTLRRILSSNIIPHLDDHTTKHAAVMIVIYGEDHKIIMTQKPLSMQQHAGEIAFPGGKIDTNDENLLETAIRETIEEIGLAVPRQNVIGQLNPVQTRNSGFTIIPFVAILDQITQLHPNSEVDEILHFPIIPLLQTLHDDDDPGHRSVFEAYKLTYDNKLIWGASARMLKQIADIFHSNQIL; encoded by the coding sequence ATGAACGGAGATACACTGCGCCGAATTCTCAGCTCCAATATTATTCCACATCTAGATGATCACACCACAAAACATGCAGCAGTTATGATTGTGATATATGGAGAAGACCACAAAATAATCATGACTCAAAAACCACTTAGCATGCAACAGCATGCAGGCGAGATTGCATTTCCTGGTGGAAAAATCGACACAAATGATGAAAACCTACTGGAAACTGCAATTCGGGAAACAATAGAAGAAATAGGCCTAGCCGTGCCAAGGCAAAACGTCATAGGGCAGCTCAATCCAGTGCAGACAAGAAATTCAGGATTTACAATTATACCATTTGTTGCAATACTGGATCAAATAACACAACTACACCCAAACTCCGAAGTCGATGAGATACTTCACTTTCCAATCATACCGTTATTGCAAACACTACATGATGATGACGACCCAGGCCACAGGTCCGTCTTTGAGGCGTACAAGCTCACATACGATAACAAGCTGATTTGGGGCGCATCCGCTAGAATGCTAAAACAAATCGCAGACATTTTCCACTCTAACCAAATTCTGTAA
- a CDS encoding 5,10-methenyltetrahydrofolate synthetase: MKLTIRYEINPPRVIQDGALSHKQVRGLLGKVEKRIISASKYCNGIHLTDSVLGVPRISPITAGAIIRNNGVRLDITASLRVRDRNITALTQSVYDAVLLGLDGLLILKGDEPPAGPKDSKLIPSQVVKHFTKQGFGKNLDFFLSISAHPDFEKIQKKIDAEPTGFVTQVIQDPTQVHRIVDELKPQGFKIIPCVMIPSVKNANSAKMVGIDFAQYEEIVLDFIKEIHKSARDILITSPNDSKAALKVLTQIKA, translated from the coding sequence TTGAAATTGACCATTCGATACGAGATAAATCCACCTAGAGTTATTCAGGATGGAGCACTCTCCCACAAACAAGTCCGTGGATTGCTTGGAAAGGTCGAAAAAAGAATTATTTCTGCTTCCAAATATTGTAATGGAATACACCTCACTGACTCGGTACTAGGTGTTCCAAGAATTTCTCCAATTACTGCGGGTGCCATAATTCGAAATAATGGTGTAAGGCTTGACATTACTGCCAGTCTGCGTGTCCGGGATCGAAATATTACCGCACTGACCCAATCGGTGTACGATGCAGTACTACTTGGATTGGATGGCTTGCTGATACTAAAGGGCGACGAGCCACCTGCCGGACCAAAAGACTCGAAGCTGATACCTAGCCAGGTTGTAAAACATTTTACAAAACAAGGATTTGGTAAGAATTTGGACTTTTTTTTATCCATATCTGCACATCCCGACTTTGAGAAGATTCAGAAAAAAATCGACGCCGAGCCCACGGGATTTGTCACGCAGGTAATACAGGATCCTACTCAGGTTCATCGAATTGTGGACGAGCTAAAGCCGCAGGGATTCAAAATCATTCCATGTGTGATGATCCCGTCTGTGAAAAACGCCAACTCTGCAAAGATGGTAGGAATCGATTTTGCGCAATATGAAGAAATTGTGCTTGATTTCATCAAGGAGATTCACAAGTCTGCGCGCGACATCCTAATTACATCACCCAATGATTCCAAGGCTGCACTGAAGGTTTTAACGCAGATTAAAGCTTAA
- a CDS encoding methionine synthase produces the protein MAQKLPFLDAMKNDILLFDGAMATEIQKFDPKSEDFPDGKDGFNDGLVLTRPEWIKKIHRSYLEAGADCIETNSFGSNKLKLEEYGFGDKTIEMNKKIAELACSVASEFTDKPRYVIGSMGPTGFLPSSNDPDLGQIPLDRIREAYELQAEGMILGGVDALLIETSQDILETKLAIEGSHEAMAKTKKVPLIANVTLDQYGKMLLGTNVQAAYTTVSDMGIDVFGLNCSTGPIEMTSSVQWLNEQNDLNLLVVPNAGMPENEGGHAVYKMTPEKMSDVLGDFLSKYKKVRIIGGCCGTNPAHIAALRKIIDERK, from the coding sequence ATGGCGCAAAAACTTCCATTCTTGGATGCAATGAAAAATGACATTTTATTATTTGATGGTGCAATGGCGACTGAAATTCAGAAATTTGACCCAAAGTCAGAAGACTTTCCGGATGGTAAAGACGGATTCAATGACGGGTTAGTACTGACAAGACCTGAATGGATTAAAAAAATTCATCGGAGTTATCTGGAGGCTGGCGCCGACTGTATCGAGACAAACTCGTTTGGCTCTAACAAGCTAAAGCTCGAAGAATACGGATTTGGAGACAAGACAATAGAGATGAACAAAAAAATTGCCGAGCTTGCATGCAGTGTAGCGTCTGAATTTACTGACAAGCCTCGATATGTCATAGGTAGTATGGGACCCACCGGATTTTTGCCCAGCTCCAACGATCCAGACTTGGGCCAAATTCCGCTAGACAGAATCAGGGAGGCATATGAATTACAGGCGGAAGGCATGATTTTGGGCGGAGTGGATGCGCTACTAATAGAGACAAGCCAGGATATTTTAGAAACAAAGCTTGCAATCGAAGGTTCACATGAGGCAATGGCAAAAACCAAAAAGGTTCCATTAATTGCGAATGTCACGCTGGATCAGTACGGAAAGATGCTATTGGGTACAAACGTCCAGGCCGCATATACTACGGTATCGGACATGGGAATTGACGTGTTTGGCCTCAACTGTTCTACTGGGCCAATAGAGATGACGTCCAGCGTCCAGTGGTTGAATGAGCAAAACGACCTGAATTTGCTTGTGGTGCCAAATGCAGGTATGCCGGAAAACGAGGGAGGCCATGCAGTGTATAAGATGACACCGGAGAAAATGTCGGATGTACTAGGTGATTTTTTGTCAAAATACAAAAAGGTAAGAATAATCGGCGGTTGCTGTGGGACAAATCCTGCGCACATTGCCGCATTGCGCAAAATAATTGATGAGCGAAAATAA
- a CDS encoding methionine synthase produces the protein MKIPRVSSSLKAVELRQEPAPMIIGERLNTQGSKKAKQLVLSDDFDGLIDLARIQVEDGAHCLDVCVATTERSDELEFMKKLVKRLSLEIDAPLVIDSTDPSVIESSISQIPGKPMINSINLEGDGSRFHKLAPIMAKYCLPAIALCIGPKGMAKTPQEKLETAELLYETGKKYGLREEQFVFDVLTFTLATGETEFLDAGKNTLEGIKVVKKRFPNAFTTLGLSNISFGLAPSARKILNSVFLYHAVKVGLDSAIVNAKEIVPYPEIDAKERKLVEDLIFNTHPNALADVIAHFEKAGKQVTSSKKIEVDPSWPAGRRANFRIVNRLKDGIENDVVSAIAEKITQKITISEKDGRKIIDAPKETTHDAAISTLNDDLLPAMKDVGDKFGAGELILPFVLKSAECMKAAVVELEKYLLKEEGTSKGKLVLGTVYGDVHDIGKNLVKTIFENNGYTVYDLGKQVPLQKFVEKINEVKPDAVGLSALLVSTSKQMQYFVEFVRENKLSIPVLCGGAAINSNYINRIAKEGAIYPHGVFYCKTMFDGLKTMDRLVSPEKSKFISEWKEKIQNWKETKVEKAHGEMPRSDVKPMTPPVAPVLNQPTRLEPKDFDMNKIWEKLSKKSLFVLSWGLRGRGMENADVEGEKLLAEWKKRVLDEKLFEPRAVYGYFACHGKDKLLVDGPDGTVEFDFPRSTQSKHLCLTDYFGQNDVVAFQSVTVGNKVQEIIDKWNKEDRYTDAYYLHGLAVETAEAMAELINDRIRDELKISGSRGLRYSWGYPSCPDVSQHHLVWKLIDPSKSGMMLTEAGQIIPEQSTAAIVVHHTDAEYFVL, from the coding sequence ATGAAAATCCCACGGGTAAGCTCATCACTAAAGGCAGTAGAACTACGACAAGAGCCTGCGCCAATGATAATTGGCGAGAGACTAAACACTCAGGGCTCCAAAAAGGCAAAGCAGCTTGTACTGTCTGATGACTTTGACGGACTAATCGACTTGGCACGAATCCAGGTGGAGGATGGTGCGCACTGTCTGGATGTATGCGTTGCGACAACGGAGCGTTCTGATGAGCTAGAGTTTATGAAAAAACTTGTAAAAAGACTATCGCTGGAAATCGATGCTCCGCTTGTGATAGATTCCACTGATCCTAGTGTGATAGAGTCATCGATTAGTCAGATTCCCGGCAAGCCTATGATAAACTCAATTAACCTGGAAGGTGATGGTTCCAGATTTCACAAGCTTGCGCCAATTATGGCAAAATATTGTCTGCCGGCAATTGCTTTGTGCATTGGTCCAAAGGGAATGGCAAAGACCCCGCAGGAAAAGCTAGAAACTGCGGAACTGTTGTACGAAACTGGAAAAAAATACGGCCTGCGAGAGGAACAGTTTGTATTTGATGTGCTAACATTTACACTTGCCACTGGGGAGACAGAATTTTTGGACGCTGGAAAAAACACGCTGGAGGGAATCAAGGTGGTCAAGAAAAGATTTCCAAACGCGTTTACTACTTTGGGCTTGAGCAACATTTCGTTTGGTCTTGCGCCTTCTGCACGCAAGATACTCAATTCCGTGTTTTTGTATCATGCAGTTAAGGTAGGCCTTGACTCGGCCATTGTTAACGCCAAGGAGATAGTCCCATATCCGGAAATTGACGCAAAAGAGCGCAAGCTGGTGGAGGACTTGATATTCAATACGCACCCTAATGCCCTAGCAGATGTGATTGCCCACTTTGAAAAGGCCGGCAAGCAGGTGACAAGTTCCAAAAAGATTGAGGTTGATCCAAGTTGGCCTGCAGGAAGGCGAGCCAATTTCAGAATTGTGAACCGATTAAAGGATGGAATTGAAAATGATGTCGTATCTGCAATAGCGGAAAAAATTACTCAGAAAATCACCATATCAGAAAAAGATGGAAGAAAAATTATTGATGCACCAAAAGAAACAACGCACGATGCAGCCATATCCACGCTAAATGATGATCTATTACCTGCAATGAAAGATGTGGGTGACAAGTTTGGCGCGGGAGAATTGATTCTGCCGTTTGTTCTCAAGTCTGCGGAATGCATGAAGGCAGCGGTAGTAGAATTGGAAAAATATCTGCTAAAAGAAGAAGGAACGAGCAAGGGTAAGCTGGTGCTAGGTACTGTATATGGCGATGTGCACGATATTGGAAAGAACCTAGTCAAAACAATCTTTGAAAACAATGGCTATACGGTGTATGATTTGGGCAAGCAGGTACCGCTGCAGAAATTTGTGGAAAAAATCAATGAAGTTAAGCCAGATGCAGTTGGTCTTTCTGCATTATTGGTATCTACATCAAAGCAGATGCAGTACTTTGTGGAATTTGTGCGAGAAAACAAGCTTTCAATTCCAGTATTATGTGGCGGTGCTGCAATCAACTCTAATTACATTAACAGAATTGCAAAGGAAGGTGCAATATACCCGCATGGTGTGTTTTACTGCAAGACGATGTTTGATGGCCTAAAGACTATGGACAGACTGGTATCACCTGAAAAATCAAAATTCATCTCTGAATGGAAGGAGAAAATCCAAAACTGGAAGGAAACCAAAGTGGAAAAAGCACATGGCGAGATGCCACGTTCCGATGTAAAGCCGATGACTCCGCCAGTGGCACCAGTATTGAATCAGCCAACAAGACTAGAGCCAAAGGACTTTGACATGAATAAGATTTGGGAAAAGCTTTCAAAAAAATCGCTATTTGTGCTGTCTTGGGGTCTGCGCGGTAGAGGGATGGAAAATGCCGATGTGGAAGGCGAGAAGTTGCTAGCAGAATGGAAGAAAAGAGTGCTGGATGAAAAACTCTTTGAACCTCGTGCTGTGTATGGATATTTTGCGTGTCATGGAAAAGACAAGCTCCTAGTTGATGGCCCAGATGGAACTGTAGAGTTTGACTTTCCAAGGTCCACTCAAAGCAAGCACCTGTGTTTGACTGATTACTTTGGTCAGAATGACGTAGTTGCATTCCAGTCAGTGACTGTTGGAAACAAAGTGCAGGAAATTATTGACAAGTGGAATAAGGAAGACCGCTACACCGATGCATACTATTTGCATGGTTTGGCAGTGGAAACAGCAGAGGCAATGGCTGAGCTAATAAACGATAGAATCCGAGATGAGTTGAAAATCAGTGGAAGTCGTGGCCTGCGATATTCATGGGGTTATCCAAGCTGCCCAGATGTATCACAGCACCACTTGGTGTGGAAGCTAATTGATCCTTCAAAATCAGGCATGATGCTAACAGAGGCAGGCCAAATCATTCCAGAACAGTCCACTGCGGCAATTGTTGTTCACCATACAGATGCAGAATATTTTGTACTGTAA
- a CDS encoding MFS transporter produces the protein MKQLNNLLRGATFFQHAGVSIVYVFMPILAQSLTTNIFEVGLTISSFFLAQILSSLYFGRISDAKGARLIFIRIGFVSCAIMFGLHYIADNSFYLLLVRLGAGVASGMMVSALLAYTYESGKDKSKVASVISFHALGWMVGIVAAGIVNNEKTIFLISAALFLAGLAFSAKMPNYTMAKEVESGATKKIIVRNKYLFLSLLLRHIGATSVWTILPLVLTQTFGAKLYEVSIVYVANTVTAFVLMNLMGTKIHTKNITKFKIGVGLTVLVFAGMAVMSDWWMAIPCMALVGVTWAFLYIGGSIHLMENNPKSTSSGVLNSTISIANVIGPVIAGSIAFWYNHVAVMYFAVGICIVAFLVSLKIKK, from the coding sequence ATGAAACAACTAAACAACCTACTACGAGGCGCTACATTTTTCCAGCACGCCGGCGTATCCATAGTCTATGTTTTCATGCCGATTTTGGCGCAATCACTTACGACCAACATATTCGAAGTCGGATTAACAATATCATCATTTTTCTTGGCGCAGATTTTGTCCAGCCTGTATTTTGGAAGAATTTCTGATGCAAAAGGAGCGAGGTTGATCTTTATTCGAATTGGCTTTGTCAGTTGTGCCATAATGTTTGGGCTTCACTATATCGCGGATAACTCCTTTTACCTCCTTTTGGTAAGATTGGGTGCCGGTGTTGCAAGTGGTATGATGGTATCCGCATTGCTTGCCTATACCTATGAATCCGGAAAGGACAAGTCCAAGGTCGCATCTGTGATTTCATTTCATGCACTAGGTTGGATGGTAGGAATTGTGGCAGCCGGCATTGTAAACAATGAAAAGACAATATTTTTGATTAGTGCAGCCTTGTTCTTGGCAGGCCTTGCATTTTCTGCTAAAATGCCAAACTATACCATGGCAAAAGAAGTCGAGTCTGGCGCTACAAAAAAGATAATCGTTCGCAACAAGTATCTTTTCCTGTCGTTGTTGCTGCGCCATATTGGTGCAACATCCGTCTGGACAATTTTGCCCCTGGTGCTGACTCAGACATTTGGCGCTAAATTATACGAAGTATCAATTGTATATGTTGCAAATACTGTCACTGCATTTGTTTTGATGAATCTTATGGGAACTAAAATCCACACCAAAAATATCACCAAATTCAAGATTGGTGTTGGTCTGACTGTGCTAGTCTTTGCTGGAATGGCAGTGATGAGTGATTGGTGGATGGCAATTCCCTGCATGGCTCTTGTTGGTGTTACCTGGGCGTTTTTGTACATTGGTGGAAGCATTCACCTAATGGAGAATAATCCAAAGTCAACATCAAGTGGAGTGTTGAATTCCACAATATCGATTGCAAACGTGATCGGCCCAGTCATTGCCGGTTCAATAGCATTTTGGTATAACCATGTTGCGGTGATGTATTTTGCAGTCGGGATTTGTATTGTTGCGTTTTTGGTGTCATTGAAGATTAAAAAATAA